In Streptomyces sclerotialus, one genomic interval encodes:
- a CDS encoding carbohydrate ABC transporter permease, with translation MDQALIRAGRALRLALLLVLALLFLIPFYLLLRNGLATEADITAPDWTFFPRSLQWDNVGELFADPNLPMARALLNSSVIAVATTLGTLLLASLAGYGLARIPYRHANAVFYAILGTLMVPAAVTFVPSFVLVSSLGWISTLRGLIIPTLFSAFACFVFRQYFLGFPRELEDAARVDGLGYWRTYWRVVVPNSRPVFAAVGTIVFIGAWNAFLWPLVIGQDREAWTVQVALSTFTTAQNVNLHELFLAAAVSILPLVLVFFLLQRYIVAGVERTGIDD, from the coding sequence GTGGACCAGGCACTCATCCGGGCGGGCCGGGCCCTGCGGCTGGCCCTGCTGCTCGTCCTCGCGCTGCTGTTCCTGATCCCGTTCTACCTGCTGCTGCGCAACGGGCTGGCGACCGAGGCCGACATCACGGCGCCGGACTGGACGTTCTTCCCGCGCTCCCTCCAGTGGGACAACGTCGGCGAGCTGTTCGCGGACCCGAACCTCCCCATGGCGCGGGCGCTGCTCAACTCCTCGGTGATCGCGGTGGCCACGACGCTGGGCACGCTGCTGCTCGCCTCGCTCGCCGGGTACGGTCTGGCCCGCATCCCGTACCGGCACGCGAACGCGGTGTTCTACGCGATCCTCGGCACGCTCATGGTCCCGGCGGCGGTCACCTTCGTGCCCAGCTTCGTCCTGGTTTCTTCCCTCGGCTGGATCTCGACCCTGCGCGGCCTGATCATCCCCACCCTTTTCTCCGCGTTCGCGTGCTTCGTCTTCCGGCAGTACTTCCTCGGCTTCCCGCGCGAGCTGGAGGACGCGGCGCGGGTGGACGGGCTGGGGTACTGGCGGACGTACTGGCGGGTGGTGGTGCCGAACTCGCGGCCGGTGTTCGCCGCGGTCGGCACGATCGTCTTCATCGGGGCGTGGAACGCCTTCCTGTGGCCGCTGGTGATCGGCCAGGACCGGGAGGCGTGGACGGTGCAGGTGGCGCTGTCCACGTTCACCACCGCGCAGAACGTCAACCTGCACGAGCTGTTCCTCGCGGCCGCGGTCTCGATCCTGCCGCTGGTCCTGGTCTTCTTCCTGCTCCAGCGGTACATCGTCGCCGGAGTGGAGCGGACCGGCATCGACGACTGA